One window from the genome of Amaranthus tricolor cultivar Red isolate AtriRed21 chromosome 9, ASM2621246v1, whole genome shotgun sequence encodes:
- the LOC130824648 gene encoding profilin Sal k 4.0201-like, with translation MSWQTYIDEHLMCQIEETGNHLNSAAIIGSEDGTVWAQSSSFPQFKQEEITAILKEFEEPNTLAPTGLYLGGEKYMVIAGEHGAVIRGKKGPGGVCIKKTNQALVFGIYNEPVTPGQCNMVVERLGDYLIEQGI, from the exons ATGTCTTGGCAAACATACATTGATGAACATTTGATGTGCCAAATTGAAGAAACTGGCAATCATCTTAATTCAGCTGCAATTATTGGCTCTGAAGATGGTACCGTTTGGGCTCAAAGCTCCTCTTTCCCGCAG TTTAAACAAGAAGAGATAACGGCTATATTAAAGGAATTCGAAGAACCGAATACCTTGGCCCCTACTGGTCTTTATCTCGGAGGTGAAAAATACATGGTTATTGCCGGAGAACATGGTGCTGTTATTCGTGGAAAGAAG GGACCTGGAGGAGTTTGTATTAAAAAGACAAACCAAGCTCTGGTGTTCGGAATCTACAACGAGCCAGTGACTCCAGGACAGTGCAACATGGTTGTTGAGAGGTTGGGTGACTACCTTATTGAACAGGGCATTTAG
- the LOC130824647 gene encoding class V chitinase-like, translated as MASFTNNSLKTTISIITLLSLLNFRHAAAVKGGYWFPGTSITSSNIDSTLFTHLFCAFADLNTQTNQITLPSECASFPKTVKQKNPSVKTLLSIGGGSAKSSDFNTMASQPSSRKTFIDSTITQALANGYDGLDLDWEQQSEIDEMNNLGTLLNEWRSAIKARSPSLLLTAALHYSPDANSVAKFPAQSITLNLDFVNVMAYDFYAPAWSPQPIVTRPHANLRDPTNSQVSGSNGISKWISAGVPANKLVLGFPYYGYAWKLSNANNNGILAPSTGGDTSIGGGTPSYQQIRSFISQKGAIVKYDANYVTNYCYFGTTWIAYDDLQTISAKVMYAKNSGLLGYFTWNVVQDNNWALSKQASQTWGA; from the exons ATGGCTTCCTTCACAAACAACTCTCTAAAAACAACAATATCCATCATCACCCTCCTTTCCCTTCTCAATTTCCGCCATGCCGCCGCCGTAAAAGGAGGCTATTGGTTCCCAGGCACATCCATAACCTCATCAAACATAGACTCCACCCTTTTTACTCACCTCTTCTGCGCATTTGCAGACCTCAACACCCAAACAAATCAAATCACACTCCCTTCAGAATGCGCCTCATTTCCCAAAACAGTCAAACAAAAAAACCCATCAGTCAAAACCCTTCTCTCCATTGGAGGAGGAAGTGCAAAATCATCAGATTTCAACACCATGGCTAGTCAACCTTCTTCAAGAAAAACCTTCATTGATTCCACCATAACCCAAGCTTTAGCAAATGGGTATGACGGATTAGACCTAGATTGGGAACAACAATCCGAAATCGATGAAATGAACAATCTGGGTACTCTTCTAAATGAATGGAGATCCGCCATTAAAGCAAGATCCCCATCTCTGTTATTAACCGCAGCCCTCCATTACAGCCCAGATGCAAACTCAGTAGCCAAATTCCCAGCCCAATCAATAACCCTAAATCTAGATTTTGTTAATGTAATGGCGTATGATTTCTACGCACCAGCGTGGTCCCCACAACCGATTGTAACCCGGCCCCACGCAAATCTCCGTGACCCCACCAACAGTCAAGTAAGTGGAAGTAATGGGATTAGTAAATGGATTAGTGCAGGGGTTCCTGCTAATAAGCTTGTTTTGGGTTTTCCATATTATGGGTATGCTTGGAAATTGAGTAATgctaataataatggtatattGGCACCTTCTACTGGTGGGGATACTTCTATTGGGGGTGGAACACCTAGTTATCAGCAGATTAGAAGTTTTATTAGTCAAAAGGGTGCTATTGTTAAGTATGATGCTAATTATGTTAccaattattgttattttgggACTACTTGGATTGCTTATGATGATTTACAGACTATCTCTGCTAAGGTTATGTATGCTAAAAATAGTGGTTTACTTGGGTATTTTACTTGGAATGTTGTTCAAGATAATAATTGGGCTCTTTCTAAACAAG CTTCACAGACATGGGGAGCATAA
- the LOC130824646 gene encoding class V chitinase-like — protein sequence MASFTNNTLKTTIISFFTLLSLLHIHHTTAVKGGYWSEEDAITAPNIDSTLFTHLFCAFANLNTQTYQITVHPECSTFPNIIKQKNPSVKALLCIGGGKAKSSDYNTMASQPSSRKTFIDSTINQAIAYGYDGLDLDWEQQTTIEEMNNYGVLLKEWRAAIKARSLPLLLTAAVHYIPDANSVARFPIQAISQNLDFINVMAYDFYGPGWAPKPLVTRPHAPLRNPKSPVSGSNGISKWINAGVPAKMLVLGIPFYGYAWKLENANNNGILAPSIGGDTSFGDDGTPTYKQIRDFISEKGAIVKYNSSYVTNYCYSGTTWVVYDDLQAISGKVVYVKNSGLLGYFAWNIVQDSNWALSKQASQTWEA from the exons ATGGCCTCTTTCACAAACAACACTcttaaaacaacaattatttCCTTCTTCACCCTCCTTTCCCTTCTCCATATCCACCACACAACCGCCGTGAAAGGCGGTTATTGGTCGGAAGAAGACGCTATAACAGCACCCAACATAGACTCCACCCTTTTCACTCATCTCTTTTGCGCATTTGCAAACCTCAACACCCAAACCTATCAAATCACAGTACATCCAGAATGTTCCACATTTCCAAATatcatcaaacaaaaaaacCCATCCGTCAAAGCTCTTCTCTGTATAGGAGGAGGAAAAGCAAAATCATCAGATTACAACACCATGGCTAGTCAACCTTCTTCAAGAAAAACCTTCATCGATTCCACCATTAACCAAGCCATAGCTTATGGGTATGATGGTCTAGACCTAGACTGGGAACAACAGACCACGATCGAAGAAATGAACAACTATGGAGTCCTTCTTAAAGAATGGCGGGCCGCCATTAAAGCAAGATCGCTTcctctgttactaacagcagCAGTCCATTACATTCCTGATGCAAATTCAGTAGCAAGATTCCCAATCCAAGCCATAAGCCAGAATCTAGACTTTATCAATGTTATGGCGTATGATTTCTATGGTCCTGGGTGGGCCCCAAAACCTCTTGTAACCCGGCCCCACGCACCACTTCGAAACCCTAAAAGCCCAGTAAGTGGTAGTAATGGGATTAGTAAATGGATTAATGCTGGTGTTCCTGCTAAAATGTTGGTTTTAGGGATCCCATTTTATGGGTATGCTTGGAAACTGGAAAATGCTAATAACAATGGTATTTTAGCACCTTCAATTGGGGGAGATACTTCTTTTGGGGATGATGGAACACCTACATATAAGCAGATTAGGGATTTTATTAGTGAAAAGGGTGCTATTGTTAAATATAATTCTAGTTATGTTACTAATTATTGCTATTCTGGGACAACTTGGGTTGTATATGATGATTTACAGGCTATTTCTGGTAAGGTTGTGTACGTTAAGAATAGTGGTTTGCTTGGGTATTTTGCTTGGAATATTGTTCAAGATAGTAATTGGGCTCTTTCTAAACAAG CTTCACAGACATGGGAAGCATAA